A stretch of Candidatus Vicinibacter affinis DNA encodes these proteins:
- a CDS encoding WbqC family protein: MQVHSVLIPITVFTPIVLLAECLDRNVLIETCEHYQKRSFRNRFFLPSGNVLQMLSIPLRKGKNESLPIRLVEIADELPWREQHIKTLQSIYGRSPYFIFYKDELFELIQNGPKSLYDFDLKSLKWLFKMLKLDTTLSETHSYEKETKEEILDLRSALKPSLFEGKYLPSYWGSDPIPAQSSALDLLFHMGPDSYSYLESIRGLDLLTKL, translated from the coding sequence ATGCAAGTTCATTCTGTGTTGATTCCCATTACTGTTTTTACACCAATCGTATTATTGGCAGAATGTCTTGATAGAAATGTCCTCATTGAAACTTGTGAGCATTATCAGAAAAGAAGTTTTAGGAATCGTTTTTTTTTACCTTCCGGCAATGTACTCCAAATGCTGAGCATACCGCTTCGAAAAGGGAAGAATGAATCATTGCCCATTCGACTGGTAGAAATTGCAGATGAATTACCCTGGAGGGAACAACACATCAAGACTTTGCAGAGTATTTATGGAAGGAGCCCTTATTTTATTTTTTATAAAGATGAGCTGTTTGAACTGATTCAAAACGGTCCAAAATCTTTGTATGATTTTGATTTGAAAAGTCTGAAATGGTTGTTTAAAATGCTTAAACTAGACACTACTTTGTCAGAGACGCATTCTTATGAAAAGGAAACAAAGGAAGAGATTTTGGATTTAAGATCTGCGCTAAAACCATCTTTATTCGAAGGAAAATATTTACCTTCCTATTGGGGAAGCGATCCTATACCTGCACAAAGTTCTGCGTTGGATCTGCTTTTCCACATGGGACCCGATTCTTATTCCTATCTTGAAAGTATACGAGGTCTTGATTTATTAACCAAGCTTTAA